A window of [Ruminococcus] lactaris ATCC 29176 genomic DNA:
AACTTTCTGAATATGAGAATTTGTCATATTGCTCAGCGTAAAATCAATGGCACGATAACTGCCTGCAATCGGCATGGCGGCTGCCGCACGCTTGGAAGTCAGTTCCCGCATCTTCCTGCTATTCCCGCCTGCCAGAATAATTCCTACTGCTCTCATACTCTTTCACCTGCCTTTATCAATGTCTCTCCGCTCTCAAGTACTCCGCCAACATAATCCTCCGCTGATGTAACACCGCTGATGGCTGTATTTTTTCCGATCTGCACACCGGATGGTATCACGGATTTCTCACCGATCGTTGCCAGTCCGCCACTGTAAATATTCGGCTTCAGTTTATTCGGTGCTTCACTGCCGATTCCAATGGAAACTTCGTCTCCGATCACCGTATCCTCTGCTATGATTGCTTTATCGATCACGCAGTTTTCACCGATCGTAACACCCTGCATGATGATCGAATCCCGGATCACCGTTCCCTTTCCAATAGTCACACTTCCTCCGACCACACAACTGTGTATTTCACCATAGATTTCAGAACCATTACCAATCAGACACTTGTCCACTACCCCCTGTTCTGAAATATACTGTGGCGGCAGGTTCGCACTGTTCGTATAGATTTTCCAGTATTCTTCATAAAGATTAAACTCCGGAATGATATCGATCAGTTCCATATTTGCTTCCCAGTAAGAACTTAAGGTTCCCACATCTTTCCAATAGCCGTTATACTCATATGCAAAAAGCCTGTCCCCCTTGCTGTGGCAATACGGAATCACGTGCTTTCCGAAATCGCAGTTTGGCTGATCCTTCAGCTTGATCAGTGCATCCCGTAAAACCGGCCAACTGAATATGTAGATTCCCATGGATGCAAGATTACTGCTGGGCTTCTCCGGCTTTTCCTCAAACTCTTTGATCCGGTTCTCTTTATCCGTCACCACGATTCCGAAACGGCTTGCCTCTTCGATTGGTACCGGCATGGCTGCAATCGTTACATCTGCATGATTTGCCTTGTGGAAATCCAGCATCACTTCATAATCCATCTTATAAATATGGTCACCTGATAAGATCAGTACATAATCCGGATTATAAGTCTCCATATAGTTCAGATTCTGATAAATTGCATTCGCTGTTCCTGTATACCACTCACTGTTGGAACTCTTCTCATACGGTGGGAGAATGGATACTCCTCCTACATTCCGGTCCAGATCCCACGGGATTCCGATCCCGATATGCGTATTCAGACGCAGGGGCTGGTACTGGGTCAGTACTCCGACAGTGTCAATTCCCGAATTAATGCAGTTACTCAACGGGAAATCAATAATACGGTACTTTCCGCCAAAAGCTACAGCAGGTTTTGCGACCTTCGACGTAAGTACACCAAGCCGACTGCCCTGTCCTCCCGCAAGCAACATGGCAATCATTTCTTTCTTATACATTCTGTCACCTCATTTCTAGTAAGTTATACCTATTATAGCATAATTTCTTGCTACGCAAACATTTTTTACAATTTTTTTCTTTCTTTTTTTCTTTTTTTATCAATTTCCACCAAAAATATCTCCTTTAATTTTTTTGTATATATAGTATAATATAGAAGACAACGCTATTTTATGACTAAAAAAGGCATTTTTTTGCCTGAATCCGCAAAAGTACCATCTGTTCTGAGTGCTTTTGCAGAATTTTTTATACTACTAAGTTTATGAAAAGAAGGGAATATCTATGTATAAGATCAATTTTCAAAAACCGATCCACATTCATTTTATCGGCATTGGCGGTATCAGCATGAGCGGGCTGGCAGAGATTCTTCTTGAAGAAGGCTTCACTGTATCAGGATCCGATGCAAAAGAATCACCTCTGACGAAAAAGCTGGAATCTGAAGGTGCAGTGATTCATTATGGACAGTGTGCCGAAAATATTACAGATGATATTAATTGCGTCGTTTATACAGCAGCGATCAACAAGAGTAACCCGGAACTGATGGAAGCTGTCGGCAAGAAGATTCCGATGCTGACCCGTGCGGAGCTTTTAGGGCAGCTTATGAAAAATTATGATACTCCGATTGCCGTATCCGGTACTCACGGAAAGACCACAACTACTTCCATGATCTCCGAGGTACTTCTTGCAGCAGATATGGACCCGACCATTTCTGTAGGCGGCATCCTGAAGACGATCGGTGGAAATATCCGGGTAGGAAAGTCCGGGAATTTTATCACAGAAGCCTGCGAATATACGAACAGTTTCCTTCATTTTTATCCGAAGATCAGTGTCATCCTTAATATTGAAGAGGATCATCTTGATTTCTTCAAGGATCTGGAGGATATCCGTCATTCGTTCCACCAGTTCAGTGCCTTACTTCCTTCTGATGGAACTCTGATCATCAACGGAGACATCAAGGATTACCAGGAGATCTATGAAGGACTGGACTGCAATGTTATCACTTACGGTTCTTCTGCAGAATTTGATTACAGTGCAACTGAGATCCAGTATGATGAAAAAGGATTTGTTTCCTTTGAGTTATTAAAGCACAATACTTCCTGTGGACGCGTTCAGCTTTCCGTGACCGGTGACCATAATGTATCCAATGCCCTGGCTGCCATTGCAACAGCAGAGCTGCTCGGTATTCCGATGGATACGATCAGAAAAGGACTTTTATCCTTCAGCGGAACAGACCGCAGATTTGAATACAAGGGAACTTTTAACGGTGTGACCGTTGTGGACGATTATGCACATCATCCGACGGAGATTGCTGCTACCCTCAAGGCTGCACAGCATTATCCACACAACGAAATATGGTGCGTATTCCAGCCGCATACTTACACTCGTACCAAGGCTTTCTTCCATGAATTTGCAGAAGCCCTCTCTCATACCGACCATCTGGTCCTCGCAGATATCTATGCTGCCCGTGAGACGGATACCCTTGGTATTTCCTCTTCCGACCTTGCCAAAGAAGCCGCAAAACTCGGAACGGACACACACTACTATCCAAGCTTTGCAGAGATCGAGGCATTTCTGAAAGAGAACTGCAAGTCCGGTGATCTGCTGATCACCATGGGTGCCGGAGATGTAGTGAAGATTGGTGAAGACATCTTAAAATAATCCCGCCCAGGCGGATATTCCCCGGCAGAGTACAGGATCTTCGGACTGTAGCTTCTGCCGGGTTTTGCTTGTCCCACTGGCTTTCAACCGGAAATGTCCGCATTTTGCACCTGCCACACTGACTTTTGATCAGAGATATTCACATTTTCTACGAGTTTTCCCCCGGTTTTCCACATAGTTATCTACAAAAAAGGGGGATTTACCCACTTAAAAGTCCTTTTTAACAGTTTCGGAAAATGCTATAATAATCACACCTATAAGATGTCGGAGCAGTTTGACAAAAGAGATAAAATAGAAAGTGGGATAACGTCATGAAGAGATTGAAGTTAAAGAATCGGTTTCAGGCAAATGCAACCATCTTGCCGAATGAATTTATAGATCATTATATGGTCAGTGCCAACGGGGAATTTGTAAAAGTATATTTGCTGCTTCTTCGTTATCTGAACGAGCCGGGTTCTGTCCTGACGGTTTCCATGATCGCTGACTGCCTGAACAATACGGAGAATGACGTCCTTCGTGCTTTCCGTTACTGGGAGTCCACCGGACTGCTCCGTCTCACGAAAGATGCGGATGGAAGTATTTCAGGAATCGAGCTTTTGTCCTCTGATACAGAAGATGCATCAGCGTTTTCTCCGGGTTCCTCTTCACAGGAACTGACAGACAGTATGGAAGAGCCTGCTTCTGTTATGAACGTTTTCGGAACAGTACCTGATGAATCTTCCGGAACTTTCGAGTCTTCCCCGGATTCTTCTTTCTCCGGTACTTCCTCTGAACCGATCGCCATGGATGCGTTCCGTTCACAGAAAGAATTAAAATCTCTGTTCTTTATTGCAGAGCAATACCTCGGAAAGACGCTTTCGCATACGGATGTCGATATGATTACATATTTTTACAATGAACTTCATATGTCCTCTTCCCTGATTGAATATCTGCTTGAGACGTGCGTGGAAAGCGGGCATAAAAGTATGCACTATATACAGAAGGTTGCCATTGCATGGGCAAAGGACGGGATCAGCACGGTCTCACAGGCAAAGGAACAGTCTGCCGTTTATAACCGCAACTGCTATACTGTCCTGAATGCCTTCGGAATCAAGAACCGCGGACCGGCAACTTCTGAGCTTGCTTTCATTAATAAATGGGCAGAGCAGTACTGCTTTGAAGCCGACATCATCCAGGAGGCCTGCCGCCGGACGATTTCTGCAACGCATCAGCCAAGTTTTGAATATGCAGACCGTATCCTGACCCGCTGGTATGAGCAGGGTGTCCGCCATCTTCAGGATATTGCCGCTTTGGACGAGCAGTATCAGAAGGAACGCAGCAGCCGCAGAGCTGCTGCCCCAAGGCAGCCAAATACAAAGAACCTGAATAACTTTGAACGCCGGAGTTATGATATGGACTCTTTAGAAGCCCAGTTGCTGAAAAGTAATTAAAGATTGGAAATACCACCTGGTTTTGAAACCTTCAACCCGGTACCAGGAACCAAAAGCAATTTAAAAGGAGACATCCCATGGGATTAAGAAATGCACAGTATCATGCCATCATGCGTGAATATGAAAAAAGACAGTTGAAGAGCCACGACATCCAGACTGCACGCTATGAGGAAGTCTATACAAAGCTTCCTGAGTTCAAGTCACTGGATGACTCTATTTCCATTCTTTCTGTCCAGTACGGAAAGAAGCTCCTCAACGGAGATCCCACTGCCCTTTCTTCCCTGAAAGAAGAACTTGCCCTTCTTCGTGCAAGTAAAAAAAAGCTTCTGACATCTGCCGGCTATCCGGAAAATTACCTTGAACCGGTTTATGAATGTCCCGACTGCAAGGATACCGGTTATATCGGTAATGAAAAATGTCATTGCTTTAAAAAAGCCATCATAGAACTGCTTTATGAGCAGTCGAACATAAAAAAAATCCCTGAAGATGCAGATTTTTCAAATTTCAGGCTTGACTATTACTCTCGTTCACATTACGATAAAAAAACCGGACGTTCTGCCCGGGAGGCGATGGAAAATACTTTAGAGATCTGTCGTCATTTTGTTGACAGCTTTGGAACAGAATTTCACAATCTCTTCCTTTATGGGGATGTAGGTGTCGGAAAGACTTATCTTTCCACCTGCATTGCCAAAGAGATCATCAACCGTGAATTTTCAGTGATCTATTTTTCTGCTCCGCAGTTGTTCAATACGCTGGCTCAGAATACCTTCGATAAAAAAGATGTGGATGCCCGCAATATGAGTGAATACATCTTTGAGTGTGATCTGCTGATCATCGACGATCTGGGCACAGAATATACAAATTCTTTCATTGCATCCCAGTTTTTTACCTGTATCAATGAAAGACTGTTACACAGGAAATCAACGATCATCTCAACAAACCTTTCTCTGGAATCTCTTGCGGATCTGTATACAGAACGCTCTTTTTCCAGGATTACAAGCAGTTACAGTCTGTTGAAGATCATCGGTGATGATATACGAATCAAAAAGAAGTTAGAACATTAGGAGGATACTCATGTTAACTCGATCAGAAAGAACCTTAGAAAATATCCCTGTTGGAAGTCTTGGAATTATTTCCCTTAGAGGCTGTGAAGAGCTGGGACAGAAAGTGGATGATTATCTCGTAAAATGGCGTCATGAAAGTGCTCATCAGTTTAAAGGTGATGCTGCCTTTTCCGGCTATGAGAAAGATACTTTCCTTGTCGGAGCCAGTGTTCCGCGTTTTGGATCCGGTGAAGCTAAGGGCATCATCGAAGAATCTGTACGTGGTAAGGATCTGTACCTGATGGTGGATGTCTGCAACTACAACGTCACGTATTCTCTTACCGGCAATACAAACCATATGTCACCGGACGATCATTATCAGAACCTGAAGCGTATCATTGCTGCAATCGGAGGAAAAGGACGCCGTATCAACGTAATCATGCCGTTCCTCTATGAGAGCCGCCAGCATAAGAGAACTTCCCGTGAGTCTCTGGACTGTGCCCTTGCACTTCAGGAGCTTGTGCGGATGGGTGTTGACAATATTATTACATTTGATGCTCATGACCCTCGTGTACAGAATGCGATTCCGCTGAGCGGATTTGAGACAGTTTCCCCTACTTATCAGTTTATCAAGGGACTGCTTCGTACTTATAAAGATCTTCAGATCGACAGTGACCATATGATGGCAATCAGCCCGGATGAGGGCGGAACAAACCGTGCCGTATACCTTGCAAATGTCCTCGGTCTTGACATGGGTATGTTCTATAAACGCCGTGATTATACACAGGTTGTAGACGGACGTAATCCAATTGTTGCTCATGAATTTCTCGGTTCTTCCGTAGAAGGAAAAGATGTGATCATTATTGATGATATGATTTCTTCAGGAGAAAGTATCATTGAAGTTGCAACCGAACTGAAACGCCGAAAAGCGAACCGCATTTTTGCCGCTGCTACATTCGGACTCTTCACAAATGGACTTGAGAAGTTTGATAAGGCTTATGAAGAGGGTGTTCTGACAGGTGTTCTGACTACAAACCTGATCTATCAGACACCGGAGCTGCTCTCCAAACCATATTATATCAACTGCGATATGAGCAAGTATATTGCACTGATTATCGACACTCTGAACCATGACGGTTCTTTGAGTCAGATTTTAAGTCCGAATGAAAGAATCCAGAATGTTCTTCGCAAATACAAAAATGGAGAGAAGATCTGATCTTCTGATTGATCTGATCTTCTGATTCCCGCAGGATCTCTGAAAGATTATTTTAGCACAGCCTATGGCTGTGCTAATTTTTCAATCAGGATGATTCATTTTTAAGAGGAGTGATTCTTTATGAAAAAAATACG
This region includes:
- a CDS encoding glucose-1-phosphate adenylyltransferase is translated as MYKKEMIAMLLAGGQGSRLGVLTSKVAKPAVAFGGKYRIIDFPLSNCINSGIDTVGVLTQYQPLRLNTHIGIGIPWDLDRNVGGVSILPPYEKSSNSEWYTGTANAIYQNLNYMETYNPDYVLILSGDHIYKMDYEVMLDFHKANHADVTIAAMPVPIEEASRFGIVVTDKENRIKEFEEKPEKPSSNLASMGIYIFSWPVLRDALIKLKDQPNCDFGKHVIPYCHSKGDRLFAYEYNGYWKDVGTLSSYWEANMELIDIIPEFNLYEEYWKIYTNSANLPPQYISEQGVVDKCLIGNGSEIYGEIHSCVVGGSVTIGKGTVIRDSIIMQGVTIGENCVIDKAIIAEDTVIGDEVSIGIGSEAPNKLKPNIYSGGLATIGEKSVIPSGVQIGKNTAISGVTSAEDYVGGVLESGETLIKAGERV
- a CDS encoding ATP-binding protein encodes the protein MGLRNAQYHAIMREYEKRQLKSHDIQTARYEEVYTKLPEFKSLDDSISILSVQYGKKLLNGDPTALSSLKEELALLRASKKKLLTSAGYPENYLEPVYECPDCKDTGYIGNEKCHCFKKAIIELLYEQSNIKKIPEDADFSNFRLDYYSRSHYDKKTGRSAREAMENTLEICRHFVDSFGTEFHNLFLYGDVGVGKTYLSTCIAKEIINREFSVIYFSAPQLFNTLAQNTFDKKDVDARNMSEYIFECDLLIIDDLGTEYTNSFIASQFFTCINERLLHRKSTIISTNLSLESLADLYTERSFSRITSSYSLLKIIGDDIRIKKKLEH
- a CDS encoding DnaD domain protein, producing MKRLKLKNRFQANATILPNEFIDHYMVSANGEFVKVYLLLLRYLNEPGSVLTVSMIADCLNNTENDVLRAFRYWESTGLLRLTKDADGSISGIELLSSDTEDASAFSPGSSSQELTDSMEEPASVMNVFGTVPDESSGTFESSPDSSFSGTSSEPIAMDAFRSQKELKSLFFIAEQYLGKTLSHTDVDMITYFYNELHMSSSLIEYLLETCVESGHKSMHYIQKVAIAWAKDGISTVSQAKEQSAVYNRNCYTVLNAFGIKNRGPATSELAFINKWAEQYCFEADIIQEACRRTISATHQPSFEYADRILTRWYEQGVRHLQDIAALDEQYQKERSSRRAAAPRQPNTKNLNNFERRSYDMDSLEAQLLKSN
- the murC gene encoding UDP-N-acetylmuramate--L-alanine ligase; this encodes MYKINFQKPIHIHFIGIGGISMSGLAEILLEEGFTVSGSDAKESPLTKKLESEGAVIHYGQCAENITDDINCVVYTAAINKSNPELMEAVGKKIPMLTRAELLGQLMKNYDTPIAVSGTHGKTTTTSMISEVLLAADMDPTISVGGILKTIGGNIRVGKSGNFITEACEYTNSFLHFYPKISVILNIEEDHLDFFKDLEDIRHSFHQFSALLPSDGTLIINGDIKDYQEIYEGLDCNVITYGSSAEFDYSATEIQYDEKGFVSFELLKHNTSCGRVQLSVTGDHNVSNALAAIATAELLGIPMDTIRKGLLSFSGTDRRFEYKGTFNGVTVVDDYAHHPTEIAATLKAAQHYPHNEIWCVFQPHTYTRTKAFFHEFAEALSHTDHLVLADIYAARETDTLGISSSDLAKEAAKLGTDTHYYPSFAEIEAFLKENCKSGDLLITMGAGDVVKIGEDILK
- a CDS encoding ribose-phosphate pyrophosphokinase, coding for MLTRSERTLENIPVGSLGIISLRGCEELGQKVDDYLVKWRHESAHQFKGDAAFSGYEKDTFLVGASVPRFGSGEAKGIIEESVRGKDLYLMVDVCNYNVTYSLTGNTNHMSPDDHYQNLKRIIAAIGGKGRRINVIMPFLYESRQHKRTSRESLDCALALQELVRMGVDNIITFDAHDPRVQNAIPLSGFETVSPTYQFIKGLLRTYKDLQIDSDHMMAISPDEGGTNRAVYLANVLGLDMGMFYKRRDYTQVVDGRNPIVAHEFLGSSVEGKDVIIIDDMISSGESIIEVATELKRRKANRIFAAATFGLFTNGLEKFDKAYEEGVLTGVLTTNLIYQTPELLSKPYYINCDMSKYIALIIDTLNHDGSLSQILSPNERIQNVLRKYKNGEKI